The Oryza brachyantha chromosome 7, ObraRS2, whole genome shotgun sequence genomic interval gtcctgcAGGTGCAGCAGCATGCCGACGCGGCTGCTGCTGACAGCGTCTGGAAGGCCAccggaggcgccgccgccgccgccgcagcgacGAGGCAGCACCAGCATgacgcggtggtggcggccgagcaccaccatcaccaccaccacgacgtCGTGCTGTCCGGCGCCGAGGCCTTCTCCGTGCTGCACGACCTCGtggccgtcgacgccgccgcccaccacgagggagccgccgccgctgcgcacATGCCCATGTCCATGTcggccgcgtcgtcgctgGTGACGAGCCTCAGCAACTCGCGCGAGGGGAGTCccgaccgcggcggcggcttgtcGATGCTCTTCGCCAAGccatcgtcggcggcggcgtcgcaggCGTCCAAGCTGATGGCACCGCTCCCCCTCGGCTCCTgggtgtcgtcgccgccggcgtccgccAGGCCGGCCGCCGTGTCCATCGCCCACATGCCACTGTTCGCCGCCTGGACCGACGCCTAATCCATTCGCCGTCCGTCACTTAGTACGTAGATcgacctagctagctaagatAGGCAGCGATGACACTTGTACTGGTTGGTTAATTTAGGGTTCTTGGTTGGTCGGCGACGTGATTAGCTAGCAatgtagtagcagcagcagcagcagctagctagcttagtgGGAGTATTAATTATCACTCAAGGCGAGGATTACCAACGCACACGCCATGGCCGGCCTCTCCCCCTTtccttcttctccggcgacgGTCGTCGGCATCGATCGAGCTCGATcggcgccggagaagaaggGGTTTTGTAACACGGAGGCCGGCCGGAGGGATATCGAGGCGTTGCATTCTCCTCCAAAATCCAAAACTAAATCTTGTATTAATTATAGCCTCACGAAATTAATCAATCCCCTTGTACTTGTTCTTGCAAGCTATGCATTCTTGTCCATGCATGCTTCCTCTCGAGAAGGGCAAGGCCATTGTCTCACTGCTCGTgggacccacgtgtcagtgaTTGGGCTGAGTATAGCTCGATGGGCCTGATTGGGCCGTCCCGGCCCAAACTCTGAGAAAGCAAGCAGAGCAAAGGCCCATTAGTGAGGAGCAAGTGTAGCAATGCATCTGAACTATCAGCAATAATTCATCAGGATGATGAacaggtgatttttttttctcttctagtTCTACCAGATGGAGATgaaaaccaaccaaccaaccaacaacCCAACATGAGTGCAGTCATGTGAGATGATATCAGCGGATCACAGGACGGATGCTCGCTGTcctgcagcagcaacagcaacagcaggagCAGAAGCAGTAGCAGTGTGATCTGCAATGCATGCAGATAAGGCAAGGCCAAGAACAAGTACAGTGCAACCGATCACAGGGTCACAGCAActacagctgctgctgcttgctccGTGCTCATTCATCAATCATCACAGCTCATCCACACCGAGACAGTGTGTGGGAGATGAGACCTGTGTGCATTTGCATTTCAACTCTCCAGCTGTGTGCATGAGATCATCACATGCATCCTTTCAGGTCCAGGACATGTACATTGTAGCTCAGTATTCGTCAGCATCACTCTTTTAGGTCTGAACTCAACAAATGCAGACTGAAAGAATGCACAGCGTGTGAAGGTGAAGAGAATTATAAGCAGCTACACAAGGATGTGTGAATGTTTTCAGCCCCAAGCATCCATCAGATTCAGATAGGTGAAAAACATCTGTTGCATTGTAAGGTGATCTAAAACCTGAGCACAAACTAGTTACAAAAGAATCAAGTGGCCTGAAACCACTAACTGATTTACAGGCCAATAACTAACTATCTACACATGACTTACAGCCACAGACTAATCCTCCGAACGAGCATTCGCATCTGAATTCCTAATTCCTACACCTGAACAAAAGTACAACCACATCCCTGATGATGGATTGCTGTTCAACATCTCCTGTTTTTTGTCTACACTACAGATTATTTGACATCCTCACCTATGAGGTCAAGGCCGACCAACAAGAATGACAAACCCTGAAACAGTAGGAAGTAGAAATGTATCCCTTGTTTCGACAGCAAACTGCGAGCAGCCGCAGTCAGGAGAAGCAATGAAAGGGCAAGCTCCTTCTTGTATATCCGGTTGTACTTCTTGGCCTCCTTTCTGGGAGAGGATTGCTTCAGAATTGACTGCTCCTTGATTGCTGCAAGATCAAGGATTGGCATCGAGCAGGCATTTGGTTGTTTCATCTCCTTGGGTGCCAATGCAATAAGATCACCCTCTGATGATCGGCCCGATTTCTTGGTGACCACCCATTCATATGCACTTCCAAGCTGGAAAAGCCCAGAGATCATTGCATTGAACTTGGTAACAGACATAGTGTTCTCAAAGAGCAAGTATGGGATGATGAACGGGAATGATTTTGGTGCAGGTAGGATGTTCAGGAGGGACATCAGGGCAGGAATGTAGCAGACAACCCAGTCAGGAAGCTCAGCTTCAGGCACAAACATTGTCATTGGTAGGATGATGCAGAAAAGCGTGAAGGAGTAGAAGGGCAAGATGAGCTTgcgaagaagaaagaagataaATATCAAATTGGCCTTCTTCCAAAATgcaatctgaaaaaaaagtgaCACAATTATAACAAAGTATATACAGGTACTATCTAtatttcacaatgtaaaactttttggtattgtctagatttatatggatgctactgaatttaaacatatatataaacaatatatattgatcaatagatgaatctaggcatagAAATAAATTCTCGCCATATGAAACATACGGAGTAGTATTGtgggaatagaaaaaaaaggtacagTTAGATTAGCTGACAAAAAATTTACTGGTAGACTATTGACTAAGGAATCCATCATGAAATGGCAAATCATATGCAAAGCAACCTATTCTCAATTTCTCATAACTATGTACCTCAAATGTACAATGCTAATATCTGCCATACTTAAATGCACCAGTACAAATTTGTGAACATGGTCGAGTGCATAATCGCAGACAAGTACTAATACTGTTATCATCTAAAAGAAGTACTGACACTGCAACCAATTATGAAATACGAATACCTTGCATCTAATGATGTCTGGTAAACATAGCCTAAACAGTTGCATTGGCCCCGAATGCCAGCGGTGCTGTTGCTTCCTGTATGCCTCATAAGACTCTGGTAGTTCACACTGGCACTGTCCAAAGATGAAACAAACAATTTAGCACAAATATGAAATCTGGCAACTTTTTGATGCAATTCATTGTGTTCCTCACCTCCACATCATTCAGGAATACAAACTTCCAGCCATTGAGATGCGCGCGGACCGCAATGTCCATGTCCTCCACCGTAGTACGCTCCATCCAGCCTCCCGAGTCCTCCAGCGCCTTGATCCTCCACACCCCAGCTGTGCCATTGAACCCAAAGAAGTTGATGAACATGCCATTAACCTGCTGCTCCACTTCAAAGTGGAAGCACAGGTTGATGTTCTGCAGCCGTGTCAGGAGGTTCTCATCCTTGTTTACAAATGACCACCTTGCCTGAACCAGCCCCAATTCCTCATTGTCCTGCAGCCACCAAATGCTAACTGATCATCACATTCAGAATCTTGTTAACAATGCACGCAATTCACACATGATTCAGGTACTGAACTTCACCTTGAAATGTGGCACAGTGCGCTTCAAGAAGTCAGGGTAAGGCTGGAAGTCGGCGTCGAAGATGGCGACATACTCGTAGTCCTTCACATAGCTGCAGCTCATCGCCGACTTGAGATTGCCGGCCTTGTACCCCTCCCGGAGCACACGGTGGCGGTACACGATGCGCGCGCCATTCTGCCGCCACTTCTCCACCTCTTCCCTGATCAATGCCTGTGTTGTTGGGTCATCGGAGTCGTCGAGCACCTGTACCAAGAAATTGGACCTCGGCCAATCCAGATTGCACACAGCTGCAATCGATTGCTGATACACCTGAATGAACAGAACAAAATTGGAATGTTTTGTGCGAAAAAATGAATCTTTGGGCGCAATTTGTGGGTGGTGTTTGTGTTTTTGTACCTCCTTCTCGTTGCACATTGGTATCTGGACGAGCACCATGGGGAAGTAGCCGGCGTCGGGGTCCTCCGGGTCGGGcaatgccgccgccggcgagacgGGGTTGGGTTTGATGCGGTTGAGGTGGATGTAGAGGCAGCCGAGGCTCTGGACGAGGCGGTCGGCGCTCTGGACGAGGAAGAGCACGACGCAGGCGTCGGAGAGGAgctggagcggcggcgccacgtAGTCGGCGCGGAAGCGCACCCACGACGCGTGGAACGAGACGAcggaggcgaggaggacgcGGCCCCGGCCGTTGGTGTAGGCGGCGAgctcgacggcgaggaggaagacggaCAGCACGAGGGACGCCCTGATGAACGCGTAGAGCCTggagcgccgcgccggcgccaccgcggcgtcggcgtcggagtCATCCGTCcgtccggcggcgacgcggcgccgcgcggcgccgccgagcgcgacggcggcggaggcgagccACGCGAGGCacccggcggcgcggtgggccTTGAGCAGCAGCACCCAGGTGATCTGCTTGGCGTTCTTGCCcctgcgcggccgccgccgccctcccgcGGCACCGGCCAAGAACTCCCCGTCGGCGTCATCCACCTCGGAGATCGACCAGTTGGGATTCTCCATCttgacgacgaccggcgtgccgccgccggcgagcgcgggccTGCCGGCCCAGAAGCCGCTCCAGGGCGCCATGCACGAACACTCGACGACGGTCACTCACTCGctcactccctccctccctcccttctctcAAAATAGCAATCAAGCAAGCTgatctcctcttctcttctcacTGACGCACACTATTCCTGGGGCTCCCCTTCTTTCGAGCTCCCTCCCCAATGCCGATCGACCGGAGCAGCCGCCAGCCACCACTCCAcagcacggcacggcacgacGCGATGCGAGCTCCAGTGCTCCAACTGCGGCTGCTGCAATGGCAGCcaacgaagaagaagaggaggcgagcaggaggagagagatagtGATTTAATTCGATGATTTAATGGCGCGAGTGCATCCGGAATCATGCGTGGTGGAAATTCAAAAGATTTGATCTTGATCAGGGTGTAATTACGTTGCGTACGCGGTTTACGGTTTTAAGCATGGGATGGAATCGAACAAGGAAACCAAAGAGAccagattatttaatttttgtgatagttattttatagtataaataataagttaactattataaagttaaaaaataaaaataaaaattttattttataaatataagctaaTCAACGTCTATATAagaatttatataagtatacCGTTTTGGTGGtttacaaaacataaaaaaccaagaaataatACGTTTAAAAAACACGACTGGCTCTTACATTGGATAGATACAAGATGCATTTCTTGATGCCATTAGGACATGATATGCTCTATGGAATCGTGGccttttttagattttcagTGTGAAATTTGATAGTGATCGtagtcaaaatatttttagattttcaatGTAATAAATAGTGTTACGTAGCCGCTGTCGCTCTGCCGATGCGCACTTCTCAAACAATTTTTCCAagaaaacatcatattgaatttttcGATATCTaattagataaaagaaaaaactaattacacggttaGGAAAGAAATCGtaagataaatcttttgagcctaattaatcaatgattagtcataagtgtcataataacccacatgcgcaaatgatgaattaattaggctcaaaagactcgtcttgcagttttcagacgagctatgaaattcaatttttttcattcgtgtccgaaaacctcatCGGACACGTCAAACGCTCGacgtgagaaaaaaaatatgatattttaaaatatttttataaggatgggtaaaaaaactcattcTCGATACCTCTGCATCCTTACTTCCTGTACActtcttttcgtttctgcttatgtttataagctaaaatttaaatttttaaccttaaatttagatattttctcaattatttttagcttttatttataaattatgttttgatCGTAATTCTGCACCCACGTGGCTTGCTAATAGCTGCTTCTGCATGGACTCAGCTGATGTCAATCGGTGAGCCACGTGTCTTGCCACATGGCACGCCATCAGTCAGGTCCATCTGGCTACCACTGGCGCAATCAACAAGTGGAATTACTGCTAGCCAGCAAAGCTGTCGCATGCCAGGAAGAAAATTACATAGGGCTGAAGTCATTCCTTCATGGATGAAGGACTTCATCCCCAGTGTGACACCGTGTACAATATGAATTTAAAGTAGATgacctctctcttttctcctaTTGCTAATCTATTGTTTTAAGATTAGGACTAGACATGTGTCACATGAGGATGACGTCCTTCGGACGAAGGAAGGACTTTAGtcctatataattttcttcCGGTCCATGCCACCACGTACGAACAATCTACAGTATACGCGTGTCGATGTACTGTTTGCAGGGCCAGCCGCTCTACGGCCGATTAGTTGggaaaaaagataataaaatgactacaaatagtttataagtatttacagattttataattatgttgatagtaatttacaaattaatatttaaaaataaactacgataaaagaACTCCTCACAATCTaactgtaaaatttaaaatttggctgtAGCTAACAATACTGCTATTTTTTAAGAAGAGACCTTGcttaattgaattaatcaGGTATATTATGCTCGTGTATTCCAAAACAGAAGACAGTGAGTAACTAACTGGGTATTAAAATAAGATTCGCAGCTGCTAAACAATAGTAACTAAAAAGCTCCACCTGTGTACTTGCACGGCAGTTTTGTCTCCTAAACATCAAGGGTCAAACTAAGTTGTTGCTCTACTTTGGAAATTACTGCCTAGCATCTTTGCTAGATGCTCTGCAAAGCGCCTGATGTGTTCTGTTAACTGTTCACACAGATAAGACCATCACTGATCCATGCATGGTTAGAGTAGTATTATAGTCTTATACACACTGAGCACACCACTGAAATAAACTACAATCTACTAGTTAGGACATGAATAGCAAGACAAGAATACATTCTTTGATTTCATATAAATTAGCAGAGACTGCCTATTTGTTTACTGAgattcattatctaaaaaatttttgtttactaAGATTGAGACTGACGGTTTGGATTGTTTCAGATAAACAAACAGTACTTTGTTTGGATCCACAGGGCTGTTAGTATGTTACTACCATATGGCCGTTATTGTAGACTTGTAAGTAGGAATAGTCCACAGACCAGTGCTCCCATTCTGAATTACATATTCCCAAGTTTCACCCCAAAGCCAGAGTAAACAGAAAGtgagatgaaacaaaaacataCAACAAAACAACAGTACAAATCTGTTGTTTGCAACTTGCTTGTCACAAGCTAGGAAAGCCATTCTAGAGCACGGCATCGCATCCATGGATTGGTTGCATCTTGATGCTAAAGAGAAAGGCAGAAGCTGTAGCTGTACCTGGACAATGACAACCTAGACATCCATGGCTGCCGAGTGACTGATGATCATCCAGTCATCCACGTTCACTGAACCCTTCTCATACATTCAGATgagatcttcttcctccctgtATTGTGTGACCCCATCGTCTCTGTCCCATATCAGATCATCAGTCTGCTTTGTTCCCTTCTCTCTGCAACATGACGCCTGTGTTGGGACAGACAGCATCTCGTGAGAATTGTACCAGCTATGGAGGATTGATGTCTGATCTGCAAACTGCAATGTGTGAGTGCCGTGCCTAATCATGGATCCAAAGCTTATGCTACTAGCTTGTTAATAAGGTTGCCGACTGATGTGTCAGATTCTTGCTATTAGTACTCCCTCATTCTAAGATATAACCATTTCTATTAAGAAGAATATGTGGGAATGATCGTCAAAATGTCACGATTAATTGagaagataatatatatgacaaaattaaataaaaaataatcataattCGTTGAAATGATAAGATAGGTAaagaaataactttattttaggataaaaggTCGATGGTagaaataacttcattttagGAGGAGAGGTACTTTGGCAAGAGTAAAATCCATGGTACTAGTACTGTACAACAGGCAGGCTGCAGAAGTGCAGAAAGTGATCTCCTTTGATAATCACATCAGCGACAAACACAAGAGCATGCGTTTCAGAGATCCCAACGGTTGCCTGCTAGCACTTCTGTGGAGCTTCAACTCATGTTTCATGAATATTTGTGAAACCTTTGCAGACCTGAATACCTGCATGGGTTGTGAACTTGTGATAGTATGGTGCTTTTCTGAATTTGTATTGTACACACGAGTAGAAAATACGGGTTACAAAGGTCATATAATGTACctggagataaaaaaaaaatgctttctgAATTTACTCCTTTAAGCACACTGGGGTCTGAACTTCTTTCTTTAGGAGCTCTCACCTCCAAGAGTTGGAACTCACAACATTTGAACTATCCATTCCTCTGAACTCAATGAAACGCTCAGtcaatttttaactattaacTATGGACTCTCACAGTACCAATTCACATTCTCAGGCATGCTGAAAAAAGACAGCAAATTTGTTCATTGTGAAAAGTCAAAATTATGTCTTCTGTTTGTGAGCAAAACTTCTGCACGAGGATTTTTATCAAGGACAACATGTCCTACAACATCTGGTCTGACAGCGGTATTGGCCAGACAGCTAGATATCCTGGCATCAATCCGCAGTTCAGCACCCACAACTATTTGTTGCTTACAtattagtgaaaaaaagaagcagAAGAGCATCCAAGCTTAGACAGGTTTTGTCTTGGGTCAAATGCCTTATATACAACAGCCCCCCATTGCGAGTGTATCTATAAACTTCCATTTTGCCTTTCTAATTTTATTGCTTCATACGAATCCATGACCTCTTTGAATTTTGCCTCAGCAACCTCTGcaataaacaaaatgacaaatatgaggaattatatatatcgCATACATTATCTTTACATACAGGAGAAGAAAACGAAAGAACTGCATTCACCTTTATTATGTTGGTTTTGGTCTGGATGATATTCCATTGCTTTCCTCCTAAATGCATTCTGGAATGCACATCATAAAGAAAATAAGCAAGAAAGATTCATATTCCCAAAAGATTTACTGATCTTAGTAGTAAAGAAAACAATGTAAACAACAACACAACATATTAGCCCATTTTACAGTGCACCAATGATCATTCAATTTTTAGAGTTGCACAAAACAGTTAACAGGggataagtaaaaaattaaacaggaAAATGCCTTCTTCTGTAGGCACCTCATTAACTAACTTAGCTATCCTGTATAAAGAATAGATGATTGTTCTAGTAAATTAGTGATCCTCTATGTACCTGAAAGGATGCTTTTTAGTGACCATTTTTGGCCTCGTCTAAACATATGATTTTAACACTACAGAATATATTTGAGCACAATGGCAATCTTCCAGCTGTGAATTTTGCAAGCAGTAAGTGACTTGGGTAAAATAAGGTACACACCTTAATCTCAGCATCCGAGAATGGCTCCAATCTTGACCTGTGAAATAAAAGGCAGTAACTTTGTTAAGGGCAAATACCTAAGATAACAAATGTCCATAGTGTGTTTATGTAATGATTTGAGGGTAGTGAGAAATCAGCATAGGAGAAAACTCAGAATAGCTTGTCAATTAGTACATTACATGCCTATTGTGGTTTCAtggaatcatggttgactgcTGATCACTAAATCAGAAATAAGAGTGTATAAGAGCCAGGGAAATGACAAAATGACAAACTAGCATATCATGGCATACGATTTACTTTCAGGGGATTATTTCATCGAACTGACAAAGTACACTAAGTATTGTCGCAAAAGCAAGTTTTCTCATACCTGTCAAGGCCCAAGACAGAATAGTGCTGTGACATAGTGTAGCCCATGGTTTCCCTGGGCATTGATCTGAAATGTGTCCTTTGGTTAGCATAAAATGATTCTGCTTCCCAGTACCAGTCATCTCTTCGGCTATTCTGATAATAGCTCGGATTAGGGCCATCCCGAGTTCGGTAATCCCGACATTTACTTCTCTCCTTCTTGAACATATCTTGCATGCACCTTATGCGTTCCTACGTAATGCACTAATACTGCATGAGGATTAGTTGAAACATACTGGTGCGcgaatacaaaaataaaataaaacgcTTTTAGGCTGAAAAGTAGCAATGCCAAATAGCATGATGGTTGTCTTCTTTCTAACGCGCATATTATCATATTAGAGATATTGACATAAGTGACGAAATGCAAATGCACAAAACATATCTCTGATATCTATGAGACTATGAGAGAGCAGGGAACTGAccactctctccctctgatCCTCACCCTTCTCGCGCATCCTCTGGTAATACCGGCCCCAGGCTTTGCCACTTCGATGCAGTCCATGTGGTATGTCTTCCCAGTACACGTAGGGCTCTGACCTACTAAGCTTCAATCGAAGGACACGGTTTTAACACATCTCTCCCAAGTTTGCAGCTTACAAACCCATGGCATAGAAGCAAGCCATGAGCATTTCGACATACCTGCGTGTAGAACCATCTGGCCGTCTGGCGCAGCTGACCAAACTACATAAGCACAAATCCAGACGCATCAATAGTTACCAACACCGAAGCCAGAAACAACATCTCCGCTGGGTGTTGGGCTCAATCCAGCTACATGGAAAGCATCCCCGCACGGGATGTGCCTCGgactgtgtgtgtgtgggtggggggggggggggagtgaGAGACGAGTGCACGCACGTACgtaccgcggcggcggtggcggtggcgccgatGAGGGcgaagaggaggatggaggcaGGGAAGGCGGCGGAGTCCCGGGGGTCCTCCACCCCCGGCCCACCGGGCGGCCAGCGGGTCTCCTCGCGCTCGCCGTTACGGCGGCCGTccatggcgatggcggagGAGGGTCGCCGGCGCTGTGGATTTGGGGATCGCTCGCTTCCGTGCTCGTTTCGTGTCTGTCACTGCAAGTGGCCCCCCCTAGGATTTTGCTTCGAGCGGTGGGTCCCCCTGTCAGTGGCTCAGTGGTGCAACTCTCGCAGCATGAGGAACTCCCGATTTGGGCCTCGTTTTGGGCCGTCCATGAGGACTCCGAACCGGGCTCATCGACGTGTTCATGCGTTACGTAGATGGGCTGGAAAAGGCCCATTTGAAGGACGGGCCTTCTTGGGCCAGATTTATATACCTTGGAAAGTAAATTTAGGcatcacaagtaaaataagcCTAGCTAgaataaatattatgattGTAATGGACTTATTATACTTCTTTAGATCCAACTTATGATCACTCGAAATTAATATATACCTTGGAAAGTAAATTTAGGCATCACAAGTTGATTCAATCTGAAATCTTAATACCAAGGAAATTAAGTAAATGACTTTACATCAGAGTCTTTTTCTCATTATTGATTATGGATTATAGCTGACGTACGTAGTTTCTCGTACTATTAAACGTTGTGTTttatacaaaagaaaatttatgttaaaGTTCATCATATGACTATATCAAAGTATAATTTGAACTTTTACTTCATAATTCAGTTATTAATACTCTCAAATAGCTATATAGCTATAGTAGGAAAATCTATAAATTTGCGAGAAAAGAAAACCACTAGGATTGCTCTACTGCATGTCTCCATCATGTATGATTGCATGCCTATGGGTTGTTTAGAATAATAGAGGCGGCTAGCAAATAAAGTAACGAGTGTTTTGTTTTAGTGACGTACTCCcaccgtcctaaaataaatcaatctttcatcttttacctataatgtttgactcttcgtcttatttaaaaaaaatatgattaatatttttattagatgataaatcatgaatagtattttacgtgtgactatcttttttaatttcttcaaaaacttttaaataagatggatggtcaaacactGGACACGAAAACCTAAAGATTgtcttattttaggacggagggagtatatgtatGCACGAATATTTTTGGCCGGTCTTGATTGAACTTCGCTTTTCATTTTCTTACGTAGCTAGGATGCCCCACTATGAAAAATGCTCTGCACCTGCTCGAATGAAAGTTGACCACTTGGCTCTCTAATTCTTTCAGACAACGTCGAGATGGATAATTTTGCCACCAAATATATCTCTCATTATTTGGATCGATCCTCGACATGATCATGCATCTGGGATgctttaattagtttatggTTGGTGGGCTTATTTCTTAACTTACAAGTTATAATgtaatttaataattagtgTTTGTCGCAAATCGCAAGAACTAAATTGTCTcaagtatcaaaattttaagcgtaaaaatttagtacctggGTGCAGCtattttacgctaaaaatatggtacaaacAAACGGGTAGTACGTCAGAATAAATTTTCATTGGCGATAAAATCGTCCATATTTATaacattatttatactattttttgaAAGGCATAAAAACAATCAATCCAAGATAACGAATGGCTCGTCAGATCGATCTCATTAGCCGTCGCGAGCACATGAGCAacgtgccgccgcctccgatgATTACCATTCAACGTCGTAtgacaacttaaaaaaaaaaaataaaatgcatgcatgcatgcatctgtaccaaacacaaaataattaacgTGAACagaatgcatatgcatgcacttCATCTTTGACAAGTGGTGATTATATTAGGTAGGCCATCTTCTCTGGTGGGTAACCGTGCAAGGATAACATAACATTAGAGCAACTATAATAGTAGGCTGTAGGCCGACTAAATGCACGGAGGTGAGGAGAGctgagaggagagagaggaaaagtgGACTGTAAGCTTACATCCGGCTTAGGTACAAGAACTTAAAAAACTTTTCGTGAGAGAGAGTCATGTATTAAtaatgaagagctaactattatatggatGAGCTGAGAGAATGTTATAAAGAGGCTTACAGCCGGCTTGCTGACTATATTATTGGTCTTGctcttaatatatgattaattaattattgctataaaaactttaaaattgatatgattgttgtaatcattttttctgtataatttttttacaaagaaCCCATCGTTCAAtagttcgagaagcgtgtGTATgcgaaaaataagaaaaatctagATTAGTTAACAACTGAGATAAAGAACGGGGCGCAGAGTAGCTACCAGTGGCCTCTCATTAATTAGTACTAATAAACAAGAGAGTGGTTTGTATAATGCAACTGTGTCATTCCAAGAAACATGACCACTTGCCATAAAAATTGTTTGATTGATTGTACTGATGATCCTGACATCTTGGGGTCGAGCTGATCATCTGACTATAAATGCCTAGCTCGCGAGACTAATATTATTGCACCATTGAATTAAGCTATAGCCTGTAGCTTTAACATACATAGTGTCGTAGATGATGGAGGCACCAAAGATGGGAGCAGCGGGCGCCATTGCCAtgctggtggcggcggtgctagccgcggcgacgtcgtcgatGGCGCAGAACTCACCGCAGGACTTCGTTGAGCTCCACAACGTGGCGCGCAGCGTGGAGGGCTTGGGCGACGTGGTCTGGGACGAGGCCGTGGCGGCGTACGCGGAGAGCTACGCGGCGGAGCGCGCCGGCGACTGCGCGCTGATCCACTCGGGGAGCTGGGAGAAGGCCGGGTATGGCGAGAACCTGTTCGGCGGGCCTGGCGGCGagtggacggcggcggacgcggtgAACTCGTGGGTGGGGGAGAAGGAGCTGTACGACTATGACAGCAACAGTTGCCTGGGGTCGTGGGACTC includes:
- the LOC102699519 gene encoding putative xyloglucan glycosyltransferase 10; amino-acid sequence: MAPWSGFWAGRPALAGGGTPVVVKMENPNWSISEVDDADGEFLAGAAGGRRRPRRGKNAKQITWVLLLKAHRAAGCLAWLASAAVALGGAARRRVAAGRTDDSDADAAVAPARRSRLYAFIRASLVLSVFLLAVELAAYTNGRGRVLLASVVSFHASWVRFRADYVAPPLQLLSDACVVLFLVQSADRLVQSLGCLYIHLNRIKPNPVSPAAALPDPEDPDAGYFPMVLVQIPMCNEKEVYQQSIAAVCNLDWPRSNFLVQVLDDSDDPTTQALIREEVEKWRQNGARIVYRHRVLREGYKAGNLKSAMSCSYVKDYEYVAIFDADFQPYPDFLKRTVPHFKDNEELGLVQARWSFVNKDENLLTRLQNINLCFHFEVEQQVNGMFINFFGFNGTAGVWRIKALEDSGGWMERTTVEDMDIAVRAHLNGWKFVFLNDVECQCELPESYEAYRKQQHRWHSGPMQLFRLCLPDIIRCKIAFWKKANLIFIFFLLRKLILPFYSFTLFCIILPMTMFVPEAELPDWVVCYIPALMSLLNILPAPKSFPFIIPYLLFENTMSVTKFNAMISGLFQLGSAYEWVVTKKSGRSSEGDLIALAPKEMKQPNACSMPILDLAAIKEQSILKQSSPRKEAKKYNRIYKKELALSLLLLTAAARSLLSKQGIHFYFLLFQGLSFLLVGLDLIGEDVK
- the LOC102699881 gene encoding uncharacterized protein LOC102699881 isoform X2 — protein: MRLDLCLCSLVSCARRPDGSTRSRSEPYVYWEDIPHGLHRSGKAWGRYYQRMREKGEDQRERVERIRCMQDMFKKERSKCRDYRTRDGPNPSYYQNSRRDDWYWEAESFYANQRTHFRSMPRETMGYTMSQHYSVLGLDRSRLEPFSDAEIKNAFRRKAMEYHPDQNQHNKEVAEAKFKEVMDSYEAIKLERQNGSL
- the LOC102699881 gene encoding uncharacterized protein LOC102699881 isoform X1, whose product is MDGRRNGEREETRWPPGGPGVEDPRDSAAFPASILLFALIGATATAAAFGQLRQTARWFYTQLSRSEPYVYWEDIPHGLHRSGKAWGRYYQRMREKGEDQRERVERIRCMQDMFKKERSKCRDYRTRDGPNPSYYQNSRRDDWYWEAESFYANQRTHFRSMPRETMGYTMSQHYSVLGLDRSRLEPFSDAEIKNAFRRKAMEYHPDQNQHNKEVAEAKFKEVMDSYEAIKLERQNGSL
- the LOC102700162 gene encoding pathogenesis-related protein 1-like; the protein is MMEAPKMGAAGAIAMLVAAVLAAATSSMAQNSPQDFVELHNVARSVEGLGDVVWDEAVAAYAESYAAERAGDCALIHSGSWEKAGYGENLFGGPGGEWTAADAVNSWVGEKELYDYDSNSCLGSWDSCLHYTQVVWRDSTAIGCARVVCDNDAGVFITCNYNPAGNVQGERPFERALTLSA